In a single window of the Streptomyces sp. HUAS ZL42 genome:
- a CDS encoding NADH-quinone oxidoreductase subunit L, with protein sequence MTTTTLAALVPLLPFLGAAAGLLLGRTAPGFVRPIAVLPTLTALVLAVVVAVRQGGDAAVDAATELTPTGSIPVELALNIDGFAALVAVLVGFVATCVQIYSTGYLRDDPRYPSYAALVSLFTSAMLLVVYSGDLIVLLVGWEVMGICSYFLVGHYWETPEARAASLKAFLVTKLGDVPFLIGLFALATDAGSFRITKVLAAVAHGGLDHPTLIALLLLAGVAGKSAQFPLHTWLPDAMAGPTPVSALIHAATMVAAGVYFIARLLPVFEASRAAMVVLAVMAAVTMTGSGLAALAQDDIKRVLAYSTIGQLGYMTGALAVGDRGAAVFHLLSHGAFKALLFLAAGVIIHAAGTNSLAAMSRMRGLSGRVPDAYWTMTVALLALAAIPPFSGFFSKESVLGAAEHITTGHTEHAPAAAGWIVLVAGLLTAVLTAAYAARLWLLAFRGRGAEAPDHGRQPLTMTVVLWVLAVPSLALGGLTYRTLPDWFDGRDLAPTLATSVLGTGLALVGGLLTYGVWQRTSAAAARVPLGAVAAHPEGDAGLVEAEAIASHEPVYGGVAYAPDPADPGRALLGPLHRHAAVGFHLDAVYSALFVRPVRAGASLVRFLDREVVDTYVRGAGALPRWLGIAVRRAQTGNVQTYVSALLAGTVVLVVAAVLVATGA encoded by the coding sequence GTGACCACGACCACCCTCGCCGCCCTCGTCCCCCTCCTTCCGTTCCTGGGGGCGGCCGCCGGCCTCCTCCTGGGCCGCACGGCCCCCGGCTTCGTCCGCCCGATCGCGGTCCTGCCGACCCTCACCGCCCTCGTGCTGGCCGTGGTGGTTGCCGTCCGCCAGGGCGGAGACGCGGCCGTCGACGCCGCCACCGAGCTCACACCCACCGGCTCGATCCCCGTCGAACTCGCCCTGAACATCGACGGCTTCGCCGCCCTCGTCGCCGTCCTGGTCGGCTTCGTCGCCACCTGCGTGCAGATCTACTCGACGGGCTACCTGCGCGACGACCCGCGCTATCCCTCGTACGCCGCCCTCGTCTCCCTGTTCACCTCCGCGATGCTCCTCGTCGTCTACTCCGGCGACCTGATCGTGCTGCTGGTCGGCTGGGAAGTCATGGGCATCTGCTCCTACTTCCTGGTCGGCCACTACTGGGAGACCCCGGAGGCCCGCGCCGCCTCCCTCAAGGCCTTCCTGGTCACCAAGCTCGGCGACGTCCCCTTCCTCATCGGTCTGTTCGCCCTCGCCACCGACGCCGGCTCCTTCCGCATCACGAAGGTCCTCGCCGCCGTCGCTCACGGCGGACTCGACCACCCGACGCTCATCGCCCTCCTGCTCCTGGCGGGCGTGGCCGGCAAGTCGGCGCAGTTCCCGCTGCACACCTGGCTCCCCGACGCGATGGCGGGCCCGACACCCGTCTCCGCGCTGATCCACGCCGCGACGATGGTCGCCGCCGGCGTCTACTTCATCGCCCGTCTCCTTCCCGTCTTCGAGGCCTCCCGGGCCGCGATGGTCGTCCTCGCCGTCATGGCCGCCGTCACGATGACCGGCTCGGGCCTCGCCGCCCTCGCCCAGGACGACATCAAGCGCGTTCTCGCCTACTCGACGATCGGCCAGCTCGGCTACATGACCGGCGCCCTCGCCGTCGGCGACCGCGGAGCCGCCGTCTTCCACCTCCTCTCGCACGGCGCCTTCAAGGCACTGCTGTTCCTCGCAGCCGGCGTGATCATCCACGCCGCCGGCACCAACTCCCTGGCCGCCATGTCCCGCATGCGCGGCCTGAGCGGCCGTGTCCCCGACGCCTACTGGACGATGACCGTGGCGCTCCTCGCGCTCGCCGCGATCCCTCCCTTCAGCGGCTTCTTCTCCAAGGAGTCCGTCCTCGGCGCCGCCGAGCACATCACCACCGGCCACACCGAGCACGCCCCCGCCGCGGCGGGCTGGATCGTCCTCGTCGCGGGCCTTCTCACCGCCGTCCTCACCGCCGCGTACGCGGCGCGCCTGTGGCTGCTCGCCTTCCGCGGGCGGGGCGCCGAGGCCCCCGACCACGGCCGCCAGCCCCTCACCATGACCGTCGTGCTGTGGGTGCTCGCCGTGCCGTCCCTCGCCCTCGGCGGGCTCACCTACCGCACGCTCCCCGACTGGTTCGACGGCCGCGACCTGGCCCCGACCCTGGCCACGTCCGTCCTGGGCACGGGCCTCGCCCTGGTAGGCGGACTCCTCACGTACGGCGTCTGGCAGCGCACGTCGGCCGCGGCCGCCCGGGTACCCCTGGGCGCCGTCGCCGCCCACCCCGAGGGCGACGCAGGACTCGTCGAGGCAGAGGCCATCGCCAGCCACGAGCCCGTGTACGGCGGCGTGGCGTACGCACCCGACCCGGCCGACCCGGGGCGGGCCCTACTGGGCCCACTGCACCGGCACGCGGCCGTCGGCTTCCACCTCGACGCCGTGTACTCGGCACTGTTCGTCCGCCCGGTCCGGGCCGGAGCGAGCCTCGTCCGGTTCCTCGACCGCGAGGTCGTCGACACCTATGTCCGTGGGGCGGGCGCCCTACCCCGCTGGCTCGGCATCGCCGTACGGCGCGCCCAGACCGGCAATGTGCAGACCTATGTGAGCGCGCTGCTCGCCGGCACCGTCGTCCTGGTGGTCGCCGCCGTCCTCGTCGCCACGGGAGCGTGA
- the nuoK gene encoding NADH-quinone oxidoreductase subunit NuoK, giving the protein MHLAYPAVLSALLFCTGLYGVLARRNAILVLMSVELMLNAVNLNLVAFDVWLSRTAEETLHSGQALTLFTIAIAAAEIGIGLAIVLAVYRNRGTSDIDRLRDSAESHEPDGQDSEALTAEQADRTGKAEATA; this is encoded by the coding sequence ATGCATCTCGCCTATCCCGCGGTCCTCTCCGCCCTCCTCTTCTGCACCGGCCTGTACGGCGTCCTCGCCCGCCGCAACGCGATCCTGGTCCTCATGTCGGTCGAGCTGATGCTCAACGCCGTCAACCTCAACCTGGTCGCCTTCGACGTCTGGCTCAGCAGGACCGCCGAGGAGACCCTGCACTCGGGCCAGGCCCTGACGCTGTTCACCATCGCCATCGCCGCCGCCGAGATCGGCATCGGCCTGGCGATCGTCCTCGCCGTCTACCGCAACCGCGGCACCTCGGACATCGACAGGCTCCGCGACTCCGCCGAGAGCCACGAGCCCGACGGCCAGGACAGCGAAGCCCTCACGGCCGAGCAGGCCGACCGGACCGGGAAGGCTGAGGCCACCGCGTGA
- a CDS encoding NADH-quinone oxidoreductase subunit J, translating to MTLAQAQHGFLSPTGVEIAFLLVGLVTFGAALVTVTTRQLVHAALWLVVTLGGLAVEYLLLTAEFIAWVQVLIYVGSVVVLLLFGLMLTKAPIGRSPDADSGNRWAALTVAIAAAAALVWVVVDAFRTTWIDLDGPAAGSTKVTGASLFQNWVLPFEALSVLLLAALVGAIVLSRKAKADDAPAPTLPGTRTNQADKEGAR from the coding sequence GTGACCCTCGCTCAGGCACAGCACGGCTTCCTCTCCCCGACCGGCGTCGAAATCGCCTTCCTCCTCGTCGGTCTGGTCACGTTCGGCGCCGCACTCGTCACCGTCACCACCCGGCAGCTGGTCCACGCCGCCCTGTGGCTGGTGGTGACCCTCGGCGGCCTCGCCGTCGAATACCTCCTGCTCACCGCCGAGTTCATCGCCTGGGTGCAGGTCCTCATCTACGTCGGTTCCGTCGTCGTCCTCCTCCTGTTCGGGCTGATGCTCACCAAGGCCCCGATCGGCCGCTCCCCGGACGCCGACTCCGGCAACCGCTGGGCCGCCCTCACCGTGGCGATCGCCGCGGCCGCCGCCCTGGTCTGGGTCGTCGTCGACGCCTTCCGCACGACCTGGATCGACCTGGACGGCCCGGCCGCCGGTTCGACGAAGGTCACCGGCGCCAGCCTCTTCCAGAACTGGGTCCTCCCCTTCGAGGCCCTCTCCGTCCTCCTCCTCGCCGCCCTGGTCGGCGCGATCGTCCTGTCCCGCAAGGCCAAGGCGGACGACGCGCCGGCCCCGACCCTCCCCGGCACCCGGACGAACCAGGCCGACAAGGAAGGCGCCCGCTGA
- a CDS encoding NADH-quinone oxidoreductase subunit I: protein MAEPLPPTRPRIPGSGLAKGLAVTLRTMTRKSVTDQYPDAQPDLPPRTRGVIGLFEENCTVCMLCARECPDWCIYIDSHKETIPAATPGGRERSRNVLDRFAIDFSLCMYCGICIEVCPFDALFWSPEFEYAETDIRDLTHERDKLREWMWTVPAPPALDPAAEEPKEIAAARKTAEKLAAAQTEQTGPTEPTGPTGPTAPSDPAGPQGGDS, encoded by the coding sequence ATGGCCGAGCCTCTCCCGCCCACCCGGCCCCGCATCCCCGGCAGCGGCCTGGCCAAGGGCCTGGCCGTCACCCTCCGCACGATGACCAGGAAGTCCGTCACCGATCAGTACCCGGACGCCCAGCCCGACCTCCCGCCCCGCACCCGCGGTGTGATCGGCCTGTTCGAGGAGAACTGCACGGTCTGCATGCTGTGCGCCCGCGAGTGCCCGGACTGGTGCATCTACATCGACTCCCACAAGGAGACGATCCCGGCGGCGACCCCCGGCGGCCGCGAACGCAGCCGCAACGTCCTCGACCGCTTCGCCATCGACTTCTCCCTGTGCATGTACTGCGGTATCTGCATCGAGGTCTGTCCTTTCGACGCCCTGTTCTGGTCCCCGGAGTTCGAGTACGCCGAGACCGACATCCGCGACCTCACCCACGAACGCGACAAGCTCCGCGAGTGGATGTGGACGGTCCCGGCTCCGCCGGCCCTCGACCCGGCCGCCGAGGAACCGAAGGAGATCGCCGCAGCCCGCAAGACCGCCGAGAAGCTGGCAGCGGCCCAAACGGAGCAGACCGGGCCGACCGAACCGACCGGACCGACCGGGCCGACCGCCCCCTCCGACCCCGCAGGCCCTCAGGGAGGCGATTCGTGA
- a CDS encoding NADH-quinone oxidoreductase subunit H gives MNDALDVALRLLVVFGVFLTFPLIIGQTEHKVMAHMQGRLGPMYAGGFHGWAQLIADGVKFAQKEDVVPAGADRRIFQLAPAVALLPYLLVLLAIPIGPSEGAVGQVLDAGVFFVLAVMGVGVLGALMAGWASANKFSLLGGLRTAAQLLAYELPMLLAAASVAMAAGTVSLPGIVNAFEWWWLPWQITGALVFFVAGLAELQRPPFDMPVADSEIIFGAYTEYTGLRFALFLLAEYAGIVVLCALTTVLFLGGWHGPWGAEGLGWVWTLLKTAVLAFLVIWLRVTYPRLREDQLQKLSWTLLVPLSLAQIALTGVVKVVIQ, from the coding sequence GTGAACGACGCGCTCGACGTCGCCCTGCGACTCCTGGTCGTCTTCGGCGTCTTCCTCACCTTCCCTCTGATCATCGGCCAGACCGAACACAAGGTGATGGCCCATATGCAGGGCCGACTCGGCCCGATGTACGCCGGTGGCTTCCACGGCTGGGCCCAGCTCATCGCCGACGGAGTGAAGTTCGCGCAGAAGGAGGACGTGGTCCCGGCAGGCGCCGACCGCCGTATCTTCCAGCTCGCCCCCGCCGTGGCCCTTCTCCCGTACCTCCTGGTCCTCCTCGCCATCCCCATCGGCCCGAGCGAGGGCGCCGTCGGCCAGGTCCTGGACGCGGGCGTCTTCTTCGTCCTCGCCGTGATGGGCGTGGGTGTTCTGGGCGCCCTCATGGCCGGCTGGGCCTCTGCCAACAAGTTCTCCCTCCTCGGCGGCCTGCGCACCGCCGCCCAGCTCCTCGCCTACGAACTCCCGATGCTCCTCGCCGCCGCCTCCGTGGCGATGGCGGCCGGCACGGTCTCCCTCCCCGGCATCGTCAACGCCTTCGAGTGGTGGTGGCTGCCCTGGCAGATCACCGGCGCACTCGTCTTCTTCGTCGCCGGTCTCGCGGAGCTGCAGCGCCCCCCCTTCGACATGCCCGTCGCCGACTCGGAGATCATCTTCGGCGCGTACACCGAGTACACCGGCCTGCGCTTCGCCCTCTTCCTCCTCGCCGAGTACGCCGGAATCGTCGTCCTGTGCGCCCTGACCACCGTCCTCTTCCTGGGCGGCTGGCACGGCCCCTGGGGCGCGGAGGGCCTCGGGTGGGTCTGGACCCTCCTGAAGACGGCGGTGCTGGCCTTCCTCGTGATCTGGCTGCGCGTCACCTATCCCCGCCTGCGCGAGGACCAGCTCCAGAAACTCTCCTGGACTCTCCTCGTCCCCCTCTCCCTCGCCCAGATCGCCCTCACCGGCGTCGTGAAGGTGGTGATCCAGTAA
- a CDS encoding NADH-quinone oxidoreductase subunit C, producing MTTVGWLPAPVEDLFGTDATAEESYEVLTVDVPPASWTVALRTARDDLGCTYFDWLSAVDEPGTGFRVSAHVVALAPVRRLLLRTTVPHESPALASAVDVYAGAAWHERETHEMFGVVFEGHPALDHLLLPEAFEGHPLRKDFVLAARVAKAWPGAKEPGESDHGGPKRRQMLPPGVPDPNEWGPLKGQLPPAPARPARGAGRAAGERPARAAGERPARRTRTAAEGSASQAAVGAEGAEGADAPTGSETPATPQAPTGQRRARSAAEGSASQRTVATEGPASQQPSATEGPATQQAGAPGTSPTPARPTTPPRSSDAPWHHARPAFDEPGQKDAEPERPEPERPEPERPEPERPEPERPEPERPEPERPEPDADAEAVPPADRAPEAPQPDDDPAPDKPTPENPTGGPR from the coding sequence ATGACCACAGTGGGCTGGCTCCCGGCACCCGTCGAGGACCTCTTCGGCACGGACGCCACGGCGGAGGAGTCGTACGAGGTCCTGACCGTCGACGTACCGCCGGCATCCTGGACCGTGGCGCTCCGCACCGCCCGCGACGACCTCGGGTGCACCTACTTCGACTGGCTGAGCGCCGTCGACGAACCCGGCACGGGCTTCCGCGTCTCGGCCCACGTGGTCGCCCTGGCGCCCGTACGACGGCTGCTGCTCCGCACGACGGTCCCGCACGAGTCGCCCGCCCTCGCGTCCGCCGTCGACGTCTACGCGGGCGCGGCCTGGCACGAACGCGAGACCCACGAAATGTTCGGCGTCGTCTTCGAAGGCCACCCGGCCCTGGACCACCTGCTCCTGCCGGAGGCCTTCGAGGGGCACCCCCTGCGGAAGGACTTCGTCCTGGCGGCACGGGTCGCCAAGGCCTGGCCCGGGGCGAAGGAGCCCGGAGAGTCGGACCACGGCGGCCCCAAGCGCCGCCAGATGCTTCCCCCCGGCGTCCCCGACCCGAACGAGTGGGGCCCCCTGAAGGGCCAGCTTCCCCCTGCCCCGGCCCGCCCGGCCCGGGGCGCGGGCCGCGCGGCGGGCGAACGCCCGGCGCGGGCTGCGGGGGAACGTCCCGCTCGGCGTACCCGTACGGCGGCGGAGGGCTCGGCGAGCCAGGCGGCGGTGGGTGCGGAGGGCGCGGAGGGCGCGGACGCTCCGACGGGTTCCGAGACGCCGGCGACTCCCCAGGCTCCGACGGGACAGCGGAGGGCGCGAAGCGCAGCCGAGGGCTCGGCGAGTCAGCGGACGGTCGCCACCGAGGGCCCGGCGAGTCAGCAGCCGAGCGCCACCGAGGGCCCGGCGACTCAGCAGGCGGGCGCCCCTGGCACCTCGCCGACTCCGGCTCGCCCCACCACGCCGCCCCGCAGCTCCGACGCCCCGTGGCACCACGCCCGCCCGGCCTTCGACGAGCCCGGACAGAAGGACGCGGAGCCAGAGCGGCCGGAACCGGAGCGCCCGGAGCCAGAGCGGCCGGAGCCGGAGCGGCCGGAGCCGGAGCGGCCGGAGCCGGAGCGGCCGGAGCCGGAGCGGCCGGAACCGGACGCCGACGCCGAAGCCGTACCGCCCGCGGACCGGGCCCCCGAAGCACCGCAGCCCGACGACGACCCCGCCCCTGACAAGCCCACCCCCGAAAACCCCACAGGAGGCCCGCGGTGA
- a CDS encoding NADH-quinone oxidoreductase subunit B — translation MDVTPGTNGQPAQAGRPVEPVVAVVAVVAVEAVEPVLLPEPKRLGALARLAPEPMKVILNWGRRYSLWVFNFGLACCAIEFIAASMARHDFIRLGVIPFAPGPRQADLMVVSGTVTDKMAPAVKRLYEQMPEPKYVISFGACSNCGGPYWDSYSVTKGVDQIIPVDVYVPGCPPRPEALLQGILKLQEKIARESLGERYGASRPSAAALQSGLVKPPAAPVTQGDGR, via the coding sequence ATGGACGTGACGCCGGGCACCAACGGGCAGCCGGCGCAGGCGGGTCGGCCGGTGGAGCCTGTTGTGGCGGTTGTGGCGGTTGTGGCGGTTGAGGCGGTTGAGCCGGTTCTGCTGCCGGAGCCGAAGCGGCTGGGTGCCCTCGCCCGCCTCGCCCCCGAGCCGATGAAGGTCATCCTGAACTGGGGCCGCCGCTACTCCCTCTGGGTCTTCAACTTCGGCCTGGCCTGCTGCGCGATCGAGTTCATCGCCGCGTCGATGGCCCGCCACGACTTCATCCGCCTCGGCGTCATCCCCTTCGCTCCGGGCCCGCGCCAGGCCGATCTCATGGTCGTGTCGGGCACGGTGACGGACAAGATGGCGCCCGCCGTGAAGCGCCTGTACGAGCAGATGCCCGAGCCGAAGTACGTCATCTCCTTCGGGGCGTGCTCGAACTGCGGCGGCCCGTACTGGGACTCTTACTCCGTCACGAAGGGCGTCGACCAGATCATCCCCGTCGACGTGTACGTCCCCGGCTGCCCGCCCCGCCCCGAGGCCCTTCTCCAGGGCATCCTGAAGCTCCAGGAGAAGATCGCGCGGGAGTCGCTGGGGGAGCGGTACGGCGCTTCCCGGCCGTCGGCCGCCGCCCTGCAGAGCGGGCTCGTGAAGCCGCCCGCTGCCCCGGTCACCCAGGGGGACGGGCGATGA
- a CDS encoding NADH-quinone oxidoreductase subunit A yields MREPTVVAADYFQSYSVVGLLAVVGVLFVAVAFGAGRLLRPVVPTPEKLLTYECGVDPVGEGWAHTQVRYYVYAFLYVIFAVDSIFLFPWATVFAAPGYGATTLVEMFIFLGFLAVGLLYAYKKGVLAWT; encoded by the coding sequence GTGCGGGAACCGACCGTCGTCGCGGCGGACTACTTCCAGTCCTATTCGGTCGTCGGACTGCTCGCCGTCGTGGGCGTGCTGTTCGTGGCGGTCGCGTTCGGGGCGGGCCGCCTGCTGCGCCCGGTGGTCCCCACCCCCGAGAAACTCCTGACGTACGAGTGCGGCGTCGACCCCGTCGGCGAGGGCTGGGCCCACACCCAGGTCCGCTACTACGTCTACGCCTTCCTGTACGTCATCTTCGCGGTCGACTCGATCTTCCTGTTCCCCTGGGCGACGGTCTTCGCCGCCCCCGGCTACGGCGCCACCACCCTCGTCGAGATGTTCATCTTCCTCGGCTTCCTGGCCGTGGGCCTGCTGTACGCATACAAGAAGGGCGTTCTGGCATGGACGTGA
- a CDS encoding sensor histidine kinase — MTAPNPSTGPARSGDDDRLPPAGFAYDPQTWKEITHLLANLPMSLIGFVYVMTVLFTGATLTLTVVGLPLLALGLMGARLMGRFERARARALLGLRIDEPSPLPLRRSGGPLQRLWLVLKDSVGWRTVLYDFMRLPWGILTFTVTLTSLFVLWPVLPFLARGLTNADRAMVRGLLSPSDELERRIAELESDRGVVVDTAAADLRRIERDLHDGAQARLVNLAMGLGLAKEKLLEGQADEHVAAMVEEAHGEVKLALQELRDLARGIHPAVLTDRGLDAALSAVASRCTVPVKVTADLASRPAAAIEGIAYFTVSELLQNISKHSGARSAAVDVWRAEDRLLIQVWDDGRGGARLDGGTGMRGLAERLDAVDGLFVVDSPPGGPTTVTAELPWRDRAEDARRG, encoded by the coding sequence ATGACCGCACCCAACCCCTCGACGGGCCCGGCCCGTTCCGGTGACGACGACCGTCTGCCCCCGGCCGGATTCGCCTACGACCCGCAGACGTGGAAGGAGATCACGCATCTCCTGGCGAACCTGCCCATGTCGCTGATCGGTTTCGTGTACGTGATGACGGTGCTGTTCACCGGCGCCACGCTGACGCTCACGGTGGTCGGGCTGCCGCTGCTGGCGCTCGGGCTGATGGGCGCGCGGCTGATGGGCAGGTTCGAGCGGGCGCGGGCGAGGGCGCTGCTCGGGCTGCGGATCGACGAGCCGAGCCCGCTGCCGCTGCGCCGGAGCGGAGGCCCGTTGCAGCGGCTGTGGCTGGTGCTGAAGGACTCGGTGGGCTGGCGCACGGTCCTGTACGACTTCATGCGGCTGCCCTGGGGGATTCTCACCTTCACGGTCACTCTGACCTCGCTGTTCGTGCTGTGGCCGGTGCTGCCGTTCCTGGCGCGCGGTCTCACCAACGCGGACCGGGCGATGGTGCGCGGGCTGCTCTCGCCCTCCGACGAGCTGGAGCGGCGCATCGCCGAACTGGAGTCCGACCGGGGGGTCGTGGTCGACACGGCCGCCGCCGACCTGCGGCGCATCGAACGCGATCTGCACGACGGGGCGCAGGCCCGCCTGGTCAACCTGGCCATGGGGCTCGGCCTGGCCAAGGAGAAGCTGCTGGAGGGCCAGGCCGACGAACACGTGGCGGCGATGGTCGAGGAGGCGCACGGCGAGGTGAAGCTGGCGCTGCAGGAGCTGCGGGATCTGGCCCGTGGGATCCACCCGGCCGTCCTCACCGACCGCGGCCTGGACGCCGCCCTGTCGGCGGTCGCCTCCCGCTGCACGGTACCCGTGAAGGTGACGGCCGACCTGGCGTCCAGACCGGCCGCGGCGATCGAGGGCATCGCCTACTTCACCGTCTCCGAACTGCTGCAGAACATCAGCAAGCACAGCGGGGCGAGGTCCGCGGCCGTGGACGTCTGGCGGGCGGAGGACCGGCTGCTCATCCAGGTGTGGGACGACGGGCGCGGCGGCGCGCGCCTCGACGGGGGTACGGGCATGCGGGGTCTGGCCGAGCGCCTCGACGCCGTCGACGGCCTGTTCGTCGTCGACTCGCCGCCGGGTGGTCCCACGACCGTGACGGCGGAACTGCCGTGGCGGGACCGGGCGGAGGATGCCCGCAGGGGGTAG
- a CDS encoding sensor histidine kinase: MATQFDDGHGYGYRHGYGFGHDGRPGFEEARRRRLPAALRAPVEARHWRELAYVVLSLPIGIVLFTYAVTMVSLGAGLLVTFLGIPVLAAALAGCRGFGALERMRARGLLGLEVADPEPLRVRKNGVTAWMGAVLKSGTSWRNLLYAVVQLPWAVFSFGVAVAFWAYGWTLLTYPLWFWLFPLYGGQDGLQLYGDETHRIYLDNPFEIGVTALVGLLFTLATPWIVRALTMVDRVMVHGLLGPSRLASRVVELESDRGVVVDTAAADLRRIERDLHDGAQARLVSLAMDLGLAKEKLAEDPRAAARMVDEAHGEVKTALQELRDLARGIHPAVLTDRGLDAALSAVASRCAVPVQVDVDLPSRPAPAIEGIAYFTVSELLQNISKHARATWAAVDVWRVENRLMLQVVDDGVGGADAGRGSGLAGLAGRLDAVDGILVVESPVGGPTRVTAELPWRG, from the coding sequence ATGGCCACGCAGTTCGACGACGGACACGGGTACGGGTACCGGCACGGGTACGGGTTCGGGCATGACGGTCGGCCCGGCTTCGAGGAGGCTCGGCGGCGCCGGCTGCCCGCCGCGCTGCGCGCTCCCGTCGAGGCACGCCACTGGCGTGAACTCGCGTACGTCGTGCTGAGCCTGCCGATCGGCATCGTGCTGTTCACGTACGCCGTCACGATGGTGTCTCTGGGGGCGGGACTGCTGGTGACGTTCCTCGGTATTCCCGTGCTGGCGGCGGCGCTGGCGGGGTGCCGGGGCTTCGGGGCGCTGGAGCGGATGCGGGCGCGCGGGCTGCTCGGTCTGGAGGTGGCCGACCCCGAGCCGCTGCGGGTGCGGAAGAACGGTGTGACGGCGTGGATGGGCGCCGTCCTCAAGAGCGGCACGTCGTGGCGGAACCTGCTGTACGCGGTGGTGCAGTTGCCGTGGGCGGTGTTTTCCTTCGGGGTCGCGGTGGCGTTCTGGGCGTACGGGTGGACGCTGCTGACGTATCCGCTGTGGTTCTGGCTCTTCCCCCTGTACGGCGGACAGGACGGGCTCCAGCTGTACGGCGACGAGACCCACCGGATCTACCTCGACAACCCCTTCGAGATCGGCGTGACGGCGCTGGTGGGGCTGCTGTTCACGCTCGCCACGCCGTGGATCGTGCGGGCGCTGACGATGGTGGACCGGGTGATGGTGCACGGGCTGCTCGGGCCGTCGCGGCTGGCGTCGCGGGTGGTGGAGCTGGAGTCGGACCGGGGGGTCGTGGTCGACACGGCGGCGGCCGATCTGCGGCGCATCGAGCGGGATCTGCACGACGGGGCGCAGGCGCGGCTGGTGTCGCTGGCGATGGATCTGGGGCTGGCGAAGGAGAAGCTCGCGGAGGACCCGCGGGCGGCGGCGCGGATGGTGGACGAGGCGCACGGCGAGGTGAAGACGGCGCTGCAGGAGCTGCGGGATCTGGCGCGGGGGATTCATCCGGCGGTGCTGACGGACCGGGGGCTGGACGCGGCGCTGTCGGCGGTGGCGTCGCGGTGTGCGGTGCCGGTGCAGGTGGACGTGGATCTGCCTTCGCGGCCGGCTCCGGCGATCGAGGGGATCGCGTATTTCACGGTGTCGGAGCTGCTGCAGAACATCAGCAAGCATGCGCGGGCCACGTGGGCGGCGGTGGATGTGTGGCGGGTGGAGAACCGGTTGATGTTGCAGGTGGTGGATGACGGGGTGGGTGGGGCGGATGCGGGCCGTGGGTCGGGGCTGGCCGGGCTTGCGGGGCGGTTGGATGCGGTGGACGGGATTCTGGTGGTGGAATCGCCGGTCGGGGGGCCTACGCGGGTGACTGCGGAGCTGCCCTGGCGGGGGTGA
- a CDS encoding LuxR C-terminal-related transcriptional regulator: MRVVIAEDSVLLREGLTRLLTDRGHEVVAGVGDADALVKTITELDGEGTLPDVVVADVRMPPTHTDEGVRAAVHLRKAHPGLGVLVLSQYVEERYATELLAGSSHGVGYLLKDRVAEVREFVDAVVRVAQGGTALDPEVVAQLLGRSRKQDVLAGLTPREREVLGLMAEGRTNSAIAKQLVVSDGAVEKHVSNIFLKLGLSPSDGDHRRVLAVLTYLNS, translated from the coding sequence GTGCGGGTGGTCATCGCCGAGGATTCAGTGCTGCTCAGGGAGGGCCTGACCCGGCTGCTGACGGACCGCGGTCATGAGGTCGTCGCCGGTGTCGGGGACGCGGACGCGCTGGTGAAGACGATCACCGAGCTGGACGGGGAGGGCACGCTGCCCGACGTCGTGGTGGCGGACGTGCGGATGCCGCCGACGCACACCGACGAGGGGGTGCGGGCCGCCGTACATCTGCGCAAGGCGCATCCGGGACTCGGGGTGCTCGTGCTGTCGCAGTACGTGGAGGAGCGGTATGCCACCGAACTGCTGGCCGGTTCCAGTCACGGGGTCGGATATCTGCTGAAGGACCGGGTGGCCGAGGTCCGGGAGTTCGTGGACGCGGTGGTGCGGGTCGCGCAGGGCGGTACGGCCCTCGATCCCGAGGTCGTCGCGCAGCTGCTCGGGCGGAGCAGGAAGCAGGATGTGCTGGCGGGGCTGACGCCCAGGGAGCGGGAGGTCCTGGGGCTGATGGCCGAGGGGCGGACCAACTCCGCCATCGCCAAGCAGCTGGTCGTGAGCGACGGGGCCGTGGAGAAGCACGTCAGCAACATCTTCCTGAAGCTGGGGCTGTCCCCGAGTGACGGGGATCACCGGCGCGTTCTGGCGGTCCTGACCTACCTGAATTCGTGA